In one window of Skermanella rosea DNA:
- a CDS encoding terminase small subunit codes for MLDHQPPTSAQSSPPVIVLPPRQEAFCQAMACNVGGAEAARRAGYSPKGAKQRGAVLMDKPEIRVRVAQLRADRRAGHQADLEEAAALVQTIMDEAVERKSLGLGLRAIELWLKLRGVIQDKRIPHHFLGDRPHPDADLENLDFDPEVEEVAHGAAAAPAPVSAAKAKAPTPIRVAAAPAPVGKRGTKRNSDLSGLPIVTSTASAALFGSTALSAPSAPVPPFRLPATARR; via the coding sequence ATGCTCGACCATCAGCCCCCGACCTCCGCCCAGTCCTCCCCGCCCGTGATCGTGCTGCCGCCCCGCCAGGAAGCCTTCTGCCAGGCCATGGCCTGTAACGTCGGCGGGGCCGAGGCGGCGCGCCGGGCGGGCTATTCGCCCAAGGGCGCGAAGCAGCGCGGCGCCGTCCTGATGGACAAGCCGGAGATCCGGGTTCGCGTGGCCCAGCTCCGCGCCGACCGCCGCGCCGGCCACCAAGCCGACCTGGAGGAGGCGGCCGCCCTGGTCCAGACGATCATGGACGAGGCGGTGGAGCGCAAGAGCCTCGGGCTGGGCCTGCGCGCGATCGAGCTGTGGCTGAAGCTGCGCGGCGTGATCCAGGACAAGCGCATACCGCACCACTTCCTCGGCGACAGGCCGCACCCCGACGCCGACCTGGAGAACCTGGACTTCGATCCGGAGGTGGAGGAAGTCGCCCATGGCGCCGCCGCCGCGCCGGCCCCGGTCTCCGCCGCCAAGGCGAAGGCCCCCACGCCGATCCGCGTCGCGGCGGCTCCCGCACCGGTCGGCAAGCGGGGCACCAAGCGGAATAGTGACCTTTCGGGCCTTCCGATAGTGACCTCGACCGCCTCCGCGGCGCTGTTCGGGTCCACCGCGCTGTCTGCGCCGTCCGCGCCGGTACCGCCCTTCCGTCTGCCGGCCACCGCCCGGCGGTGA
- a CDS encoding tyrosine-type recombinase/integrase, which yields MIATLFYTFSRVSTVLGMRVDDHYPVGKQWWLRRREKGAKEHAMPANLVLQGHLDDYLDSAGIAGDRKSPLFRSGSGRTSQLTDEPMQCENVYHMIQPRAEAAGLEVKIGYHSWRARGITAYLENGGLLENAHQMAAHSSAGTTKLYDRRGKLCQSKGLGRFACDCNFLLKLKRYVTK from the coding sequence ATGATCGCCACCCTGTTCTATACCTTCTCCCGCGTCTCCACCGTCCTGGGCATGCGCGTCGACGACCATTATCCGGTCGGCAAACAGTGGTGGCTCCGGCGCAGGGAGAAAGGCGCCAAGGAACACGCTATGCCCGCTAATCTGGTGCTGCAAGGCCACCTGGACGACTACCTCGATTCGGCAGGCATCGCCGGGGATCGGAAAAGCCCCCTATTCCGCTCTGGTTCCGGGCGCACCAGCCAGCTCACCGACGAGCCCATGCAGTGTGAAAACGTTTACCACATGATCCAGCCCCGCGCCGAGGCGGCAGGACTGGAGGTCAAGATCGGTTACCATTCTTGGCGTGCGCGCGGTATCACCGCCTATTTGGAGAACGGCGGGTTGCTCGAAAACGCGCACCAGATGGCGGCGCATTCCAGCGCAGGGACAACAAAGCTTTATGACCGGCGAGGGAAACTGTGTCAGTCAAAGGGGCTGGGAAGATTTGCCTGTGATTGTAACTTCTTGCTAAAACTCAAAAGATATGTGACGAAATGA
- the otnC gene encoding 3-oxo-tetronate 4-phosphate decarboxylase, translating to MTRENEAREILCRMGDLLYRRGLVHGSSGNLSVRLDDGWLVTPTNSSLGLLDPARLARLDASGRHVGGDPPSKEAFLHTCVYDVRPDAGAIVHTHSTHSVAVSCLDHKPGAPVLPPLTAYYVMRVGDLALVPYYRPGDERLALAVKEVAVKHAAVLLANHGPVIAGKSLNDALYALEELEETAKLHFLLHGHQTRPLTPEQVAELGVVFKS from the coding sequence ATGACGAGGGAAAACGAAGCCCGCGAGATCCTGTGCCGGATGGGCGACCTGCTGTACCGGCGCGGGCTGGTCCACGGATCCTCGGGCAATCTCAGCGTCCGGCTGGACGACGGCTGGCTGGTGACGCCCACCAACAGCTCGCTGGGCCTGCTCGACCCGGCGCGGCTGGCCCGGCTGGACGCCTCCGGCCGTCATGTCGGCGGCGACCCGCCGTCCAAGGAAGCCTTCCTGCACACCTGCGTCTACGACGTGCGGCCGGACGCGGGCGCCATCGTCCACACCCACTCGACCCATTCGGTCGCGGTGTCGTGCCTGGACCACAAGCCCGGGGCGCCGGTCCTGCCGCCGCTGACCGCGTACTACGTGATGCGCGTCGGCGACCTCGCCCTGGTGCCCTATTACCGCCCGGGCGACGAGCGGCTGGCCCTGGCGGTGAAGGAGGTGGCGGTCAAGCACGCGGCGGTCCTGCTGGCGAACCACGGCCCCGTGATCGCCGGCAAGTCCCTGAACGACGCGCTCTACGCGCTGGAGGAGCTGGAGGAGACCGCCAAGCTCCACTTCCTGCTCCACGGGCACCAAACCCGTCCGCTGACCCCGGAGCAGGTCGCGGAACTGGGCGTCGTCTTCAAGAGCTGA
- a CDS encoding GntP family permease, with protein MNGAVSAVGPTAIFGLAFAIFILIVLVLRTKIHPVLALVVAASISGLSAGMAPEAVVKSITTGFGATLSTIGLVIGFGVMMGRILEISGAAERMALSFVRTLGEKREEWAMTATGYIVSIPIFCDSAFVILSPLVRALSQNTGKSLLTLGISLAGGLMLTHHAVPPTPGPLGVAGIFGIDIGLMIFWGVVLTLPSTVVLIWYARFMGPRIEAMIQRDTGEDLSAAYRQFKDAEQARSAELPPLWLSVLPIVVPIVLIFANTLVAGIVKASGDAALAASLPVQIAAFIGNPVIAVGLGVVVAVYGLASRRPRSEVIMEMEKGVESAGIILLVTGAGGALGAVLRDSGTGQYMGELVATLPLPAVLIPFVISSLVRLIQGSGTVAMITGASISAPILMQIPDVNMVFAAQAAAIGSMVFGYFNDSYFWVINRMLGVKNAKHQMLVWSVPTTLCWATAMVTLLVVNAVMG; from the coding sequence ATGAACGGCGCGGTCTCCGCGGTCGGTCCCACGGCCATCTTCGGCCTGGCGTTCGCCATCTTCATCCTGATCGTGCTGGTCCTGCGCACGAAGATCCATCCCGTCCTGGCGCTGGTCGTCGCCGCCTCCATCTCCGGCCTGTCGGCCGGCATGGCGCCGGAAGCGGTCGTCAAGTCGATCACGACCGGCTTCGGCGCGACGCTCTCGACCATCGGCCTCGTCATCGGCTTCGGCGTCATGATGGGCCGGATCCTGGAAATCTCCGGCGCCGCCGAACGCATGGCGCTCAGCTTCGTCCGCACGCTGGGCGAGAAGCGGGAGGAATGGGCGATGACGGCCACCGGCTACATCGTCTCGATCCCGATCTTCTGCGACAGCGCCTTCGTCATCCTCAGTCCGCTGGTCCGGGCGCTGTCCCAGAACACCGGCAAGTCGCTGCTGACTCTCGGCATCTCGCTGGCCGGCGGCCTGATGCTGACCCACCACGCGGTCCCGCCGACCCCGGGTCCCCTGGGCGTCGCCGGCATCTTCGGCATCGACATCGGCCTGATGATCTTCTGGGGCGTCGTGCTGACCCTGCCCAGCACCGTCGTGCTGATCTGGTACGCCCGCTTCATGGGGCCCCGGATCGAGGCGATGATCCAGCGCGACACCGGCGAGGACCTGAGCGCCGCCTACCGCCAGTTCAAGGACGCCGAGCAGGCCCGGTCGGCCGAGCTGCCGCCGCTGTGGCTGTCCGTCCTGCCGATCGTCGTCCCGATCGTGCTGATCTTCGCCAACACCTTGGTCGCCGGCATCGTCAAGGCGAGCGGCGACGCCGCCCTGGCGGCCTCGCTGCCGGTCCAGATCGCGGCCTTCATCGGCAACCCGGTCATCGCGGTCGGATTGGGCGTCGTCGTGGCGGTCTACGGCTTGGCGTCGCGCCGGCCGCGCAGCGAAGTCATCATGGAGATGGAGAAGGGCGTCGAAAGCGCCGGCATCATCCTGCTGGTCACTGGCGCCGGCGGCGCCCTGGGAGCGGTCCTGCGCGACAGCGGCACCGGCCAGTACATGGGCGAGCTGGTGGCGACCCTGCCGCTGCCGGCCGTGCTGATCCCGTTCGTGATCTCCTCCCTGGTGCGGCTGATCCAGGGCAGCGGCACGGTCGCCATGATCACCGGCGCCTCGATCTCGGCCCCGATCCTGATGCAGATCCCGGACGTCAACATGGTGTTCGCGGCCCAGGCGGCGGCGATCGGCTCGATGGTGTTCGGTTATTTCAACGACAGTTACTTCTGGGTGATCAACCGGATGCTGGGCGTCAAGAACGCGAAGCACCAGATGCTCGTCTGGTCGGTTCCGACCACGCTATGCTGGGCCACCGCCATGGTGACCCTGCTGGTCGTCAACGCCGTGATGGGCTGA
- the denD gene encoding D-erythronate dehydrogenase translates to MKLVVTGGAGFLGARLIGTLLSQGAAPGFPEFSSIVSVDLAPCPVTDPRVQSIIGNIADKDFVEGVVTPDVAAVYHLAAVVSGQAEADFDLGMAVNLDGTRTLLEACRRLPAPPRFVFASSLAVFGGTLPDLVPDDIAVMPQSSYGAQKAIGELLVNDFSRKGFVDGRVCRLPTIVVRPGKPNAAASSFASGIIREPLAGVESVCPVPAGTRLWISSPSTVIANLIHAGSVEGSRFGGHRTVNLPGLSVTVAEMLESLERVGGKEARARVSFREDDRIKAIVLSWPGDFDVSRSLSLGFKQDGDFDSVVRGHKGDHGL, encoded by the coding sequence ATGAAACTCGTCGTCACCGGCGGGGCCGGCTTCCTCGGCGCCCGCCTGATCGGCACGCTGCTGTCGCAAGGCGCCGCACCCGGCTTCCCGGAATTCTCCTCGATCGTCTCGGTCGATCTGGCGCCCTGTCCGGTCACCGACCCGCGCGTCCAGTCGATCATCGGCAACATCGCCGACAAGGACTTCGTCGAGGGCGTCGTCACCCCGGACGTCGCCGCGGTCTACCATCTCGCCGCCGTGGTCAGCGGGCAGGCGGAGGCCGACTTCGACCTCGGCATGGCGGTCAACCTGGACGGCACCCGCACGCTGCTGGAAGCCTGCCGTCGGCTGCCCGCGCCGCCCCGCTTCGTCTTCGCCAGCTCGCTGGCGGTCTTCGGCGGCACGCTGCCCGACCTGGTTCCCGACGACATCGCGGTGATGCCGCAGTCGTCCTATGGCGCACAGAAGGCGATCGGCGAACTGCTGGTCAACGACTTCTCCCGGAAGGGCTTCGTGGACGGCCGGGTCTGCCGCCTGCCGACCATCGTGGTGCGCCCGGGCAAGCCGAACGCCGCCGCCTCGTCCTTCGCCAGCGGCATCATCCGCGAGCCCCTGGCCGGGGTCGAAAGCGTCTGCCCGGTGCCGGCCGGCACGCGCCTGTGGATCTCCTCGCCGTCCACCGTGATCGCGAACCTGATCCATGCCGGCTCGGTCGAAGGCTCGCGGTTCGGCGGCCACCGCACCGTCAACCTGCCCGGCCTGTCCGTCACCGTCGCCGAAATGCTGGAGAGCCTGGAACGGGTCGGCGGCAAGGAGGCCCGCGCCCGCGTCAGCTTCCGGGAGGACGACCGCATCAAGGCCATCGTCCTGAGCTGGCCCGGTGATTTCGACGTCTCCCGCAGCCTGTCGCTCGGCTTCAAGCAGGACGGCGACTTCGACTCCGTGGTCCGCGGCCACAAGGGCGACCACGGCCTGTAA
- a CDS encoding DeoR/GlpR family DNA-binding transcription regulator, whose product MAKAQMIPAERQHFITSSLAGRGIISIAELTELLGVSHMTVRRDIQQLERDGHVMTVPGGVRLPERISVEPSHVVKSRLQHEQKAAIGRAAAALVPEGAVVYLDAGTTTLEIARRLPERSDITVVTNDFVVAGYLARHSACRLYHTGGEVERENQSCVGDTAAQAVRRYNFDVAFLSTSSWGMRGVSTPAENKVPVKQAIVQSAVKAVLVTDSSKYGKVGTFNAVPLDALSAVVTDDGLAPNVRDAIARMGITVHIADQFAETGTL is encoded by the coding sequence ATGGCCAAGGCTCAGATGATCCCGGCCGAGCGCCAGCACTTCATCACGTCCAGCCTTGCCGGACGGGGTATCATCAGCATCGCGGAACTGACCGAGCTGCTGGGCGTCTCCCACATGACCGTCCGCCGCGACATCCAGCAGCTGGAGCGCGACGGGCACGTCATGACCGTGCCGGGCGGCGTGCGGCTTCCGGAGCGGATCTCGGTGGAGCCGTCGCACGTGGTCAAGTCGCGCCTCCAGCACGAGCAGAAGGCCGCCATCGGCCGCGCCGCGGCGGCCCTGGTGCCGGAAGGCGCCGTCGTCTACCTGGATGCGGGGACTACCACGCTGGAGATCGCCCGGCGGTTGCCGGAGCGCTCGGACATCACCGTCGTCACCAACGACTTCGTCGTCGCGGGATATCTGGCCCGCCACTCCGCCTGCCGGCTCTATCATACCGGCGGCGAGGTGGAGCGCGAGAACCAGTCCTGCGTCGGCGACACGGCGGCCCAGGCGGTCCGGCGCTACAATTTCGACGTCGCGTTCCTGTCCACCTCGTCGTGGGGCATGCGCGGGGTCTCGACGCCGGCGGAGAACAAGGTCCCGGTCAAGCAGGCGATCGTGCAGAGCGCGGTGAAGGCCGTGCTGGTCACCGATTCCAGCAAGTACGGCAAGGTCGGGACCTTCAACGCCGTGCCTCTGGACGCCCTCAGCGCCGTCGTGACCGACGACGGGCTGGCGCCCAACGTGCGCGACGCCATCGCGAGGATGGGCATAACCGTCCATATCGCGGACCAGTTCGCGGAGACCGGAACCCTCTGA
- the otnK gene encoding 3-oxo-tetronate kinase, translating to MRLGIIADDFTGATDIAGFLVANGLSTIQLNGVPDKDLQVQADAVVISLKSRSNPPDEAVAMSLQALDWLRERNCEQFFFKYCSTFDSTARGNIGPVTDALLDALGEDLTVICPALPVNGRTIYNGYLFVNGVPLAESGMRHHPVTPMTDSNLMRLMEAQSRGKCGNVRSDDVARGPEAVKAALEALRAQGMRYAVLDVLNSQDVATVGQAVAGMKLVTGGSGLADGMAKAWTERLSDPEQAAAAGRPSGERPVVLSGSCSQMTNAQVAAYKEEAPACPVDVVRCLTDDDYADELFAWVRDQQGGDLAPLVYATTDPDTLGRIQQQYGAEQASAAVERTFGRLAKLLAEDGTDTFIVAGGETSGVVVQSLGVTGFHIGPQIAPGVPWVRAVDRPISLALKSGNFGGPRFFFDAQERQG from the coding sequence ATGCGCCTCGGGATCATCGCCGACGACTTCACCGGAGCGACCGATATCGCGGGCTTCCTGGTCGCCAACGGGCTCAGCACCATCCAGCTCAACGGCGTGCCGGACAAGGACCTCCAGGTCCAGGCCGACGCCGTCGTGATCAGCCTCAAGTCGCGCTCCAACCCGCCGGACGAGGCGGTCGCCATGAGCCTCCAGGCGCTGGACTGGCTGCGCGAGCGGAACTGCGAGCAGTTCTTCTTCAAATATTGCTCGACCTTCGACAGCACCGCGCGCGGCAATATCGGCCCGGTCACGGACGCCCTGCTGGATGCGCTCGGCGAGGACCTGACGGTCATCTGCCCGGCCCTGCCGGTCAACGGCCGGACGATCTACAACGGCTACCTGTTCGTCAACGGCGTGCCGCTGGCGGAATCCGGCATGCGCCACCATCCCGTGACGCCCATGACCGACAGCAACCTGATGCGCCTGATGGAGGCGCAGTCCAGGGGCAAGTGCGGCAATGTCCGCAGCGACGACGTCGCCCGCGGACCCGAGGCGGTCAAGGCCGCCCTGGAAGCCCTGCGGGCGCAGGGCATGCGCTACGCCGTCCTCGACGTGCTGAATTCCCAGGACGTGGCGACGGTCGGCCAGGCCGTCGCCGGCATGAAGCTGGTGACCGGCGGCTCCGGCCTGGCCGACGGCATGGCGAAGGCCTGGACCGAGCGGCTCAGCGACCCGGAGCAGGCCGCGGCGGCCGGGCGTCCGTCGGGCGAGCGCCCGGTCGTGCTGTCCGGCTCCTGCTCCCAGATGACCAACGCCCAGGTGGCGGCCTACAAGGAAGAGGCTCCGGCCTGTCCGGTGGATGTCGTTCGCTGCCTGACCGACGACGACTATGCCGACGAGCTGTTCGCCTGGGTCAGGGACCAGCAGGGCGGCGACCTGGCGCCGCTGGTCTACGCGACGACCGATCCGGACACGCTGGGCCGCATCCAGCAGCAGTACGGCGCCGAGCAGGCCAGCGCCGCGGTGGAACGGACCTTCGGCCGGCTCGCCAAGCTGCTGGCCGAGGACGGCACCGACACCTTCATCGTCGCCGGGGGCGAGACCTCGGGCGTGGTCGTGCAGTCGCTCGGCGTGACCGGATTCCACATCGGTCCGCAGATCGCGCCGGGGGTTCCCTGGGTTCGGGCGGTGGACCGGCCGATCTCGCTGGCGCTCAAGTCGGGCAATTTCGGCGGGCCGCGCTTCTTCTTCGATGCGCAGGAACGGCAGGGCTGA
- the ltnD gene encoding L-threonate dehydrogenase, with amino-acid sequence MAAANAYHVCVVGLGSMGMGAAKSCIRVGLQTYGIDLNEAARADLKGAGAAEVATNGSAFADRLDAVLLLVVNAAQCRAVLFGDDGLAGKLRPGTGVMVSATISADDARSIGAGLAEHGLLMLDAPVSGGAAKAAAGEMTVMASGSAEAFAKLRPLLDAVAGKVYEIGPEIGQGATVKIIHQLLAGVHIAAGAEAMALAARAGIPLDLMYDVVTNAAGNSWMFQNRMKHVVDGDYTPTSSVDIFVKDLGLVTETGRALKFPLPLASTAFTMFANASNAGYGKLDDSAVIKTFAGITLPEKETK; translated from the coding sequence GTGGCGGCAGCCAACGCGTACCATGTCTGCGTAGTCGGGCTCGGTTCCATGGGTATGGGGGCGGCGAAGTCGTGCATCCGCGTCGGTCTCCAGACCTACGGCATCGATCTCAACGAAGCCGCCCGGGCGGATCTGAAGGGCGCGGGTGCCGCCGAAGTCGCCACCAACGGCTCGGCCTTCGCCGACCGGCTCGACGCCGTGCTCCTGCTGGTCGTCAACGCCGCGCAGTGCCGGGCGGTCCTGTTCGGCGACGACGGGCTCGCCGGCAAGCTGCGGCCGGGAACCGGCGTGATGGTCTCCGCGACGATCTCCGCCGACGACGCCCGGTCGATCGGGGCGGGGCTCGCCGAACACGGCCTGCTGATGCTGGACGCGCCGGTTTCCGGCGGTGCCGCCAAGGCCGCGGCCGGCGAGATGACGGTGATGGCCTCCGGCAGCGCCGAAGCCTTCGCCAAGCTTCGCCCCCTGCTGGACGCCGTCGCCGGCAAGGTCTACGAGATCGGGCCGGAGATCGGGCAGGGCGCCACCGTCAAGATCATCCACCAGCTCCTGGCCGGCGTCCACATCGCCGCCGGGGCCGAGGCGATGGCGCTGGCGGCCCGCGCCGGCATCCCGCTCGACCTGATGTATGACGTCGTGACCAACGCGGCCGGCAATTCCTGGATGTTCCAGAACCGGATGAAGCATGTGGTCGACGGCGACTATACGCCGACCTCGTCGGTGGACATCTTCGTCAAGGACCTCGGCCTCGTGACCGAGACCGGGCGCGCGCTCAAGTTCCCGCTGCCGCTGGCCTCCACGGCCTTCACCATGTTCGCCAACGCCAGCAACGCCGGCTACGGCAAGCTTGACGACAGCGCCGTGATCAAGACCTTCGCCGGGATCACCCTGCCGGAAAAGGAGACCAAGTGA
- a CDS encoding DUF2218 domain-containing protein, with product MFTSVSHVATDKAERFMTQLCKHFAHKIPASSENGSGRIQFEAGTCLLESGPEFLTLRVEAGSDDQRTIVEDVVKSHLERFMWKEPAEITWNRG from the coding sequence ATGTTCACATCGGTCTCCCACGTCGCGACCGACAAGGCGGAGCGGTTCATGACCCAGCTCTGCAAGCATTTCGCCCACAAGATTCCCGCGTCGTCGGAGAATGGCAGCGGCCGGATCCAGTTCGAGGCGGGCACGTGCCTGCTGGAATCCGGTCCCGAGTTCCTGACCCTGAGGGTCGAGGCCGGCAGCGATGACCAGAGGACCATCGTCGAGGACGTGGTGAAGAGCCATCTGGAACGATTCATGTGGAAGGAGCCGGCGGAGATCACCTGGAACAGGGGGTAA
- a CDS encoding DUF2325 domain-containing protein, with protein sequence MELPDAAKGRRKLWEIAQHLHCSIIGTCLSMDDLRKLTRKGGMRVSDDATDYCIHSYYVREAGSNGKLGRLLHKMLDDKHAVDIRRFSAAGDAAQVEALWNKAFDSGRVAGAYWAVMSLRLVPQELVTTAYGQVHMLSHVLGSYNRNAIQRVAAAEKQIVELTRQRDAAQAAKLELERSKEKQIRDLEAELLRARCNAPAQPAPSDPREAAALKARLARAEQRLSAERERRRAAEARIARLELLDDGEAPQQAPAAAARPAKTPATINVAGQCVLYVGGRQALVPHIRSAVERRQGRLLHHDGGLEQAPRMLENLVTQADMVFCPLDCVSHAACLRVKRLCQRLDKPFLLLRSSGASSLVRALRSDAHP encoded by the coding sequence GTGGAACTGCCTGACGCGGCCAAGGGGCGGCGCAAGCTCTGGGAAATCGCCCAGCACCTGCACTGTTCGATCATCGGCACATGCCTGTCGATGGACGACCTGCGCAAGCTGACCCGCAAGGGGGGCATGCGGGTTTCCGACGACGCGACGGACTACTGCATCCACAGCTACTATGTCCGGGAAGCCGGGTCGAACGGGAAGCTCGGCCGTCTGCTCCACAAGATGCTGGACGACAAGCATGCCGTGGATATCCGCCGGTTCTCCGCCGCCGGCGATGCCGCCCAGGTCGAGGCCTTGTGGAACAAGGCGTTCGACAGCGGCCGGGTGGCCGGCGCCTACTGGGCCGTCATGAGCCTCCGCTTGGTGCCGCAGGAGCTGGTGACGACCGCCTATGGGCAGGTCCACATGCTTTCCCACGTACTGGGCAGCTACAACCGCAACGCCATCCAGCGCGTCGCCGCGGCCGAGAAGCAGATCGTCGAGCTGACGCGGCAGCGGGACGCCGCCCAGGCCGCGAAGCTGGAGCTGGAGCGCTCCAAGGAGAAACAGATCCGCGACCTGGAAGCGGAACTGCTCCGGGCGCGCTGCAACGCCCCGGCGCAGCCGGCGCCGTCGGATCCGCGCGAAGCCGCCGCCCTGAAGGCGCGCTTGGCCCGGGCCGAGCAGCGCCTCTCGGCAGAGCGGGAGCGCCGCCGCGCCGCCGAGGCCCGGATTGCCCGGCTCGAACTGCTGGATGACGGGGAAGCGCCCCAGCAGGCGCCCGCCGCCGCGGCCCGGCCCGCCAAGACGCCGGCCACGATCAACGTCGCCGGCCAATGCGTGCTCTATGTCGGCGGCAGGCAGGCCCTGGTTCCCCATATCCGCTCCGCGGTCGAGCGGCGGCAGGGCCGCCTGCTGCACCACGACGGCGGCCTGGAGCAGGCGCCCAGGATGCTGGAGAACCTGGTGACCCAGGCGGACATGGTGTTCTGCCCGCTGGACTGCGTCAGCCATGCCGCCTGCCTCCGGGTCAAGCGCCTGTGCCAGCGACTGGACAAGCCCTTCCTCCTCCTGCGCAGCAGCGGGGCCAGCTCGCTGGTCCGGGCGCTGCGGTCGGATGCCCATCCCTGA
- a CDS encoding Fur family transcriptional regulator, with translation MTSHIEQLCIEKGLKMTDQRRVVARVLSEATDHPDVEQVHLRAMRIDPNISIATVYRSLRLLEEASIIERLDFGDGRARFEEACERHHHHLIDIQTGEVIEFINEEIEELKKKIAQDLNYRLIGHRLELYGIKRRPEPEES, from the coding sequence ATGACGTCCCATATCGAGCAGCTCTGCATCGAAAAAGGATTGAAGATGACCGACCAGCGCCGGGTGGTCGCCCGCGTGCTGTCGGAAGCGACCGACCATCCCGACGTGGAGCAGGTCCATCTCCGGGCGATGCGGATCGACCCGAACATCAGCATCGCCACCGTCTACCGGTCCCTTCGGCTCCTTGAGGAAGCCAGCATCATCGAGCGGCTCGATTTCGGCGACGGCCGCGCCCGCTTCGAGGAAGCCTGCGAGCGCCATCACCATCACCTGATCGACATCCAGACCGGCGAGGTGATCGAGTTCATCAACGAGGAGATCGAGGAGCTGAAGAAGAAGATCGCCCAGGACCTGAACTACCGCCTGATCGGCCACCGGCTGGAGCTGTACGGGATCAAGCGCCGTCCGGAGCCGGAGGAGTCCTGA
- a CDS encoding organic hydroperoxide resistance protein — translation MPVDVKYTAEATATGGRDGRAATTDGTFEVKLATPKELGGAGGDGNNPEQLFAAGYAACFIGAMKVVAGQEKVKMPADTSVTASVGIGPRSEGGFGLAVALRVSLPGLDHAQAETIVEKAHQVCPYSNATRGNIDVKTTVV, via the coding sequence ATGCCAGTTGATGTGAAATACACCGCAGAGGCGACAGCCACCGGCGGCCGGGACGGCCGGGCCGCGACGACGGACGGAACGTTCGAAGTCAAGCTCGCGACGCCGAAGGAGCTGGGCGGCGCGGGCGGCGACGGCAACAACCCCGAGCAGCTCTTCGCCGCCGGATACGCCGCCTGCTTCATCGGCGCCATGAAGGTGGTGGCCGGTCAGGAGAAGGTGAAGATGCCGGCGGACACCTCGGTCACCGCCTCGGTCGGCATCGGCCCGCGGTCGGAAGGCGGCTTCGGGCTCGCCGTGGCGCTGCGGGTTTCCCTGCCGGGCCTCGACCATGCCCAGGCCGAGACGATCGTGGAGAAGGCCCACCAGGTGTGCCCCTACTCCAACGCGACCCGCGGCAACATCGACGTGAAGACCACCGTCGTCTGA
- a CDS encoding ABC transporter substrate-binding protein, whose product MKTRIALAAVVAAACLSATCLTGPAFADTSSKKIALSNNYAGNSWRQAMLKSWATVTSKAVADGVVADAAAFTTAENQATEQAAQIQNLILQGYDAIVVNAASPTALNGAVKEACDAGVTVVSFDGIVTEPCAWRVAVDFRKMGEIQVDYLAKRFPEGGNLLEIRGLAGVFVDDEIHKGIEDGVKKHPQFRIVSSVHGDWAQEVAQKAVAGVLPTLPEIKAVVTQGGDGYGAAQAFKGAGREVPTIIMGNRHDELLWWKDQKEATGYETMSVSIAPGVGTLAFWVAQQILDGKEVPKDLIVPFLSVEQDTLDERLAQTEKGGVTNVEYSLTDAQAVISGAK is encoded by the coding sequence ATGAAGACCAGGATCGCACTCGCCGCGGTGGTCGCGGCAGCCTGCCTGTCCGCTACCTGCCTGACCGGGCCGGCTTTCGCCGACACGTCATCGAAGAAGATTGCTCTATCAAATAATTACGCCGGGAACTCCTGGCGGCAGGCCATGCTGAAGAGCTGGGCGACCGTGACGTCCAAGGCGGTCGCCGACGGAGTCGTCGCCGATGCGGCCGCCTTCACCACGGCGGAAAACCAGGCGACCGAGCAGGCGGCCCAGATCCAGAACCTCATCCTCCAGGGGTACGACGCCATCGTCGTCAACGCCGCCTCGCCCACCGCGCTGAACGGCGCGGTCAAGGAGGCCTGCGATGCCGGCGTGACGGTCGTCTCGTTCGACGGCATCGTGACCGAACCCTGCGCGTGGCGGGTCGCCGTCGATTTCCGGAAAATGGGGGAGATCCAGGTCGATTACCTGGCCAAGCGCTTCCCGGAGGGCGGGAACCTGCTGGAGATCCGCGGCTTGGCCGGCGTCTTCGTGGACGACGAGATCCACAAGGGCATCGAGGACGGCGTCAAGAAGCACCCGCAGTTCAGGATCGTCTCCTCGGTGCACGGCGACTGGGCCCAGGAAGTGGCGCAGAAGGCGGTTGCGGGCGTCCTGCCGACCCTGCCGGAGATCAAGGCCGTGGTGACCCAGGGCGGCGACGGCTACGGGGCGGCCCAGGCATTCAAGGGGGCGGGCCGCGAGGTGCCGACCATCATCATGGGCAACCGGCACGACGAGTTGCTGTGGTGGAAGGACCAGAAGGAAGCGACGGGCTACGAGACCATGTCCGTCTCCATCGCGCCCGGCGTCGGCACCCTCGCCTTCTGGGTCGCCCAGCAGATCCTCGACGGGAAGGAGGTTCCCAAGGACCTGATCGTGCCTTTCCTGTCGGTGGAGCAGGACACCCTGGACGAGCGGCTGGCCCAGACCGAGAAGGGCGGCGTCACCAACGTCGAGTACAGCCTGACCGACGCCCAGGCGGTGATCTCGGGCGCCAAGTAG